CAAACTGAAATTACTTTCAACGACTTCTGGTTCTTAGCAGATCccgaaatatttataaacaagtgTTATCCTGATGATCCCGAAGATCAGATGCTGCCAGCTGCCAAGCGAATTAAGAAACCCCGTAACTTCATGAAATTGCCGTATCTGACACCGGTTTTCCATGAATATCGCCTTAAACTAACAAGCGAGGAGACGTGTATTATCGATTCCATAGAGGGGTTGGCGAAAATATCCTTCAAGGCGAGTAGAACTGTAGCGAAAGATATGGCTTGCGATTACACACTCAGTATAGAGAATAGAGATGGTACTGAGAAGACaaaatttgactttgaaactTCACGGCTCGTTTTCTCATCTCGTAAGAAGAACCAGTTCATTTTCGAAGTGCGTTGTCCAGTTGAAGCCAATTATCAGCTTGTTATAACCGGTGGTAAGATGGAGAACGAGAATAAAAAAGTTCTCATAAAGTGCAAGATAGTCTGTAGAGAAAAAATGCCGGTTGCACGCACATTGCCGATCGACGCGGGTCAGACCGGTTGGGGATTCGGGCCTGTGGCGGCAAAAGTGGGGCTATCCAAACCGAAAATAAAGGAACCGAAGGTGTTTATCAAGCCAAAGTCATCAAGCAGTGGTGGCAAGACAACAATGAAAATGAGGTTTACTGTAGACAAAGATATGATAAAAACGAAGGAGTATACTGCTGAACTTAATGTCGCCGGAAAACCAGCTGATAATTTTAAAGGTAATatcagtttcaagtattttacTAGCAAGGTATGGTTTGCTACGGAGTATTTCAAAACGAACAACACATTATAACACCGTGAAACGACGATGCAATGCTAAATATTTGATAGTATTCtgtaccatttgaaaaaaaaaatacttacgtTCGATACACATGCATGCTCGAAGAAATAAAAATTTGGGTACTTCTGTTGGCCTATTCCAGGGATTGTTTGACACTAAACAAGCACGAATGAAGACCGGTCTGCATTTTGAAACCTAAAGACAATCAtaatgtgtttttagctcacctgagcaatgttcaggtgagtttttctgatcactcgatgtccggcgtccgtcgtctgtcagtcgtctgtctgtttgtcgtctgtcaacatttagcttgtgtatgcgatagaggttgtatttttcaacttatcttcatgaaatttggtcagaatgattgccttgataaattctaggcgGAGtttcaaaatgggtcatcttgggtcaaaaactaggtcactaggtcaaatcaaagaaaaccttgtgtatgcgacagaggctgtatttttcaataagtcttcatgaattttggtcagaatgattgtcttggtGAATTCTAGGCTAAgttctaaaatgggtcatctggggtcaaagagTAGGTGACTAGgttcaatcaaagaaaaactttgtgtatgcgatagaggctgtatttttcaattaatcttcatgaattttagtaagaatgataaccttgataaaatctaggacgattttgaaaatgggtcatctagggtcaaaaactaggccactaggtcaaataaaagaaaaaccttgtgtatgcgatagaggctgtatttttcaattaatcgtcATGACttctggtcagaatgattaacataatgaaatctagatcaagtttgaaaatgggttatctgagtcaaaaactaggtgtctaggtcaaatcaaattaaaagcttgtgtatgcgatagaggctgtatttttaaattgatcttcatgaaatttggtcagaattatttcattgatgaaatctaggtctagtttgaatatgggtcatcttgagtcaaaaagtaggtcactaggtcaaatcaaagaaaaaccttgtgtatgcgatagaggctgtatttctaaattgatcttcatgaagtttgatcagaatgattgccttgatgaaatctaggtcgactttgaatatgggtcatccggggtcaaaaagtaggtcactaggtcagatcaaagaaaacccttgtgtatgcgataaaagctgtatttttcaattgatcttcatgaaatttggtcagaataattgccttgataaaatctaggtcaagttca
The sequence above is a segment of the Mercenaria mercenaria strain notata chromosome 3, MADL_Memer_1, whole genome shotgun sequence genome. Coding sequences within it:
- the LOC128555490 gene encoding uncharacterized protein LOC128555490, producing MFTGKQAYADAYANLCKKAGIECETVSGIAKTGDYNPGDLEIDREKMKAYWNKVKLLGKWWPIHPRYVLRAVKGTAQASGYTKIDSDLKDDNGSQSAGPQQTEITFNDFWFLADPEIFINKCYPDDPEDQMLPAAKRIKKPRNFMKLPYLTPVFHEYRLKLTSEETCIIDSIEGLAKISFKASRTVAKDMACDYTLSIENRDGTEKTKFDFETSRLVFSSRKKNQFIFEVRCPVEANYQLVITGGKMENENKKVLIKCKIVCREKMPVARTLPIDAGQTGWGFGPVAAKVGLSKPKIKEPKVFIKPKSSSSGGKTTMKMRFTVDKDMIKTKEYTAELNVAGKPADNFKGFVKTNLNKESKELQIECSVPEDGEYALVIKAKDRAEHVFKPVCYYLLTTLEDEEKMSDDYYDSSDGTSDIDEEIDQLESTLKAMTAERDRLKQHVSRQ